In a genomic window of Sporosarcina trichiuri:
- the ymfI gene encoding elongation factor P 5-aminopentanone reductase, which produces MTRRRALILGASGGIGQAICRRLAADGWSLCMQYNTNGSAAADLRDSLQQEHPDGEFVCMQADFTAKGAADALATAAGDISCIVAAGGQSALKLLTETTEDEMEALWRVHVQNPARLISLLSSKLRKHAPAYVVFIGSIWGSAGAAGEVMYSSVKGAQHAFVKAYAKEAAFGGIRVNGIAPGWIETRMNEEIPDEERALVMQEIPLQIPGRPEEVADLVGFLTSGKADYMTGEILKLNGGWYI; this is translated from the coding sequence ATGACCAGGCGCAGGGCGCTCATCCTCGGTGCATCCGGAGGGATCGGGCAGGCGATCTGCCGCCGTCTCGCTGCGGACGGCTGGTCGCTCTGCATGCAGTATAATACGAATGGATCTGCGGCCGCAGACCTGCGTGACAGCCTGCAGCAAGAGCACCCGGATGGCGAATTCGTCTGTATGCAGGCAGACTTCACGGCAAAAGGGGCTGCCGATGCCCTTGCCACGGCGGCAGGTGATATTTCATGCATTGTCGCTGCCGGCGGGCAGTCCGCGCTGAAACTCCTGACCGAGACGACGGAAGACGAGATGGAAGCCCTGTGGCGTGTCCACGTCCAGAATCCTGCGCGTCTGATCAGTCTGCTGTCCTCAAAACTGCGTAAACACGCTCCCGCTTACGTCGTGTTCATCGGTTCCATCTGGGGCAGTGCCGGAGCGGCGGGTGAAGTGATGTACTCCAGTGTGAAAGGTGCCCAGCATGCATTCGTCAAAGCATATGCCAAAGAGGCTGCATTCGGAGGCATCCGGGTGAACGGGATCGCTCCCGGCTGGATCGAGACGAGGATGAATGAGGAGATTCCTGATGAGGAGCGCGCACTCGTCATGCAGGAGATTCCTCTGCAGATTCCGGGCCGTCCTGAAGAAGTGGCAGATCTTGTCGGTTTCCTGACAAGCGGAAAAGCCGATTACATGACCGGGGAGATCCTGAAGCTGAACGGCGGCTGGTATATATAG